One stretch of Halichoerus grypus chromosome 8, mHalGry1.hap1.1, whole genome shotgun sequence DNA includes these proteins:
- the TINF2 gene encoding TERF1-interacting nuclear factor 2 isoform X2 yields MATPPGAGPAALRFAAAASWQVVRGRCVEHFPRVLEFLRSLRAAAPGLVRFRHHERLCMGLKAKVVVELILQGRPWAQVLNALHHHFPESGPVVRDPKATKQDLRKVSEAQETFCQQVKQLGEAPVDLASRLQELEQEYGEPFLAAMEKLFFEYLCQLEKALPALQTQQLQDVLSWMQPGVSITSSFVLSQYGVDMGWPLPECSVPDSASVTEPTEQNPPQQPKLALHDPLPNARPGPHLPQGPALRKHPEPTAGHHFNLAPLGRRRIQSRWASTKGGHKERPTVMLFPFRNLGSPTQVLSEPENREEHGTDMADPAGAGGTRAASTGKSKSPSQTLGGRALKENPVEVFASEQEENCLVCPMDPLRLSLSPPKARKPLCPPSLCSSVITIGDLVLDSDEEENGQKEGRDPPSMLSQHPYRKPWPHPQDSCSLHPAK; encoded by the exons ATGGCCACGCCCCCGGGGGCCGGTCCCGCGGCTCTGCGcttcgccgccgccgccagcTGGCAAGTCGTGCGGGGACGCTGCGTGGAGCATTTTCCGCGAGTATTAGAGTTTCTGCGATCATTGCGCGCTGCTGCCCCCGGTTTAGTTCGCTTCCGCCACCACGAACGCCTATGTATGGGCCTAAAGGCCAAG GTAGTGGTGGAGTTGATCCTGCAGGGCCGGCCGTGGGCCCAGGTTCTGAATGCCCTGCATCACCATTTCCCAGAGTCTGGACCTGTAGTGCGGGACCCCAAAGCT ACAAAGCAGGATCTGAGGAAGGTCTCGGAGGCACAGGAGACCTTTTGCCAACAGGTGAAGCAACTAGGAGAGGCCCCAGTGGACCTGGCTTCCAGGCTGCAG GAACTTGAACAAGAGTATGGGGAACCCTTTCTGGCTGCCATGGAAAAGCTGTTTTTTGAATACTTGTGTCAGCTAGAAAAAGCCCTGCCTGCACTGCAGACACAGCAG CTTCAGGATGTGCTGAGCTGGATGCAGCCTGGAGTTTCTATCACTTCTTCTTTTGTCTTGAGCCAGTATGGTGTGGACATGGGGTGGCCACTTCCAG agtgcTCCGTTCCCGATTCAGCGAGCGTGACAGAGCCCACGGAGCAGAATCCTCCTCAGCAACCAAAACTAGCACTTCATGATCCTTTGCCAAATGCTAGGCCTGGCCCACACCTACCTCAGGGACCAGCCTTAAGGAAGCACCCAGAACCTACGGCTGGCCACCACTTCAATCTGGCCCCTCTAGGCCGGCGAAGAATCCAGTCCCGATGGGCATCCACTAAGGGAGGCCATAAGGAGCGCCCCACAGTCATGCTGTTCCCCTTTAGGAATCTGGGTTCACCAACCCAAGTCCTATCTGAGCCTGAGAACAGGGAAGAACATGGGACAGACATGGCAGATCCAGCAGGTGCTGGGGGCACGAGAGCAGCTTCCACTGGAAAGTCAAAGAGTCCATCCCAGACCCTGGGGGGAAGGGCTCTGAAGGAGAACCCAGTTGAGGTGTTTGCTTCAGAGCAAGAAGA GAATTGCCTGGTTTGCCCCATGGACCCCCTGAGACTGTCATTATCCCCTCCTAAAGCCAGGAAGCCAT TGTGTCCTCCATCTCTGTGCAGCTCTGTCATTACCATAGGGGACTTGGTTTTGGACTctgatgaagaagaaaatggccagaaggaaggaagg GACCCTCCCTCCATGCTCTCCCAACATCCTTACCGAAAGCCTTGGCCACATCCCCAGGACAGCTGCAGCCTCCATCCTGCAAAGTAA
- the TINF2 gene encoding TERF1-interacting nuclear factor 2 isoform X1 translates to MATPPGAGPAALRFAAAASWQVVRGRCVEHFPRVLEFLRSLRAAAPGLVRFRHHERLCMGLKAKVVVELILQGRPWAQVLNALHHHFPESGPVVRDPKATKQDLRKVSEAQETFCQQVKQLGEAPVDLASRLQELEQEYGEPFLAAMEKLFFEYLCQLEKALPALQTQQLQDVLSWMQPGVSITSSFVLSQYGVDMGWPLPECSVPDSASVTEPTEQNPPQQPKLALHDPLPNARPGPHLPQGPALRKHPEPTAGHHFNLAPLGRRRIQSRWASTKGGHKERPTVMLFPFRNLGSPTQVLSEPENREEHGTDMADPAGAGGTRAASTGKSKSPSQTLGGRALKENPVEVFASEQEENCLVCPMDPLRLSLSPPKARKPLCPPSLCSSVITIGDLVLDSDEEENGQKEGRESLENYQKTKFDTLIPTFYEYLPTSGPSAMSVPPVTIETGLDT, encoded by the exons ATGGCCACGCCCCCGGGGGCCGGTCCCGCGGCTCTGCGcttcgccgccgccgccagcTGGCAAGTCGTGCGGGGACGCTGCGTGGAGCATTTTCCGCGAGTATTAGAGTTTCTGCGATCATTGCGCGCTGCTGCCCCCGGTTTAGTTCGCTTCCGCCACCACGAACGCCTATGTATGGGCCTAAAGGCCAAG GTAGTGGTGGAGTTGATCCTGCAGGGCCGGCCGTGGGCCCAGGTTCTGAATGCCCTGCATCACCATTTCCCAGAGTCTGGACCTGTAGTGCGGGACCCCAAAGCT ACAAAGCAGGATCTGAGGAAGGTCTCGGAGGCACAGGAGACCTTTTGCCAACAGGTGAAGCAACTAGGAGAGGCCCCAGTGGACCTGGCTTCCAGGCTGCAG GAACTTGAACAAGAGTATGGGGAACCCTTTCTGGCTGCCATGGAAAAGCTGTTTTTTGAATACTTGTGTCAGCTAGAAAAAGCCCTGCCTGCACTGCAGACACAGCAG CTTCAGGATGTGCTGAGCTGGATGCAGCCTGGAGTTTCTATCACTTCTTCTTTTGTCTTGAGCCAGTATGGTGTGGACATGGGGTGGCCACTTCCAG agtgcTCCGTTCCCGATTCAGCGAGCGTGACAGAGCCCACGGAGCAGAATCCTCCTCAGCAACCAAAACTAGCACTTCATGATCCTTTGCCAAATGCTAGGCCTGGCCCACACCTACCTCAGGGACCAGCCTTAAGGAAGCACCCAGAACCTACGGCTGGCCACCACTTCAATCTGGCCCCTCTAGGCCGGCGAAGAATCCAGTCCCGATGGGCATCCACTAAGGGAGGCCATAAGGAGCGCCCCACAGTCATGCTGTTCCCCTTTAGGAATCTGGGTTCACCAACCCAAGTCCTATCTGAGCCTGAGAACAGGGAAGAACATGGGACAGACATGGCAGATCCAGCAGGTGCTGGGGGCACGAGAGCAGCTTCCACTGGAAAGTCAAAGAGTCCATCCCAGACCCTGGGGGGAAGGGCTCTGAAGGAGAACCCAGTTGAGGTGTTTGCTTCAGAGCAAGAAGA GAATTGCCTGGTTTGCCCCATGGACCCCCTGAGACTGTCATTATCCCCTCCTAAAGCCAGGAAGCCAT TGTGTCCTCCATCTCTGTGCAGCTCTGTCATTACCATAGGGGACTTGGTTTTGGACTctgatgaagaagaaaatggccagaaggaaggaagg GAGTCTCTGGAAAACTATCAGAAGACAAAGTTTGACACCTTGATCCCCACCTTCTATGAATACCTCCCCACTTCTGGCCCCAGTGCCATGTCTGTCCCTCCCGTGACTATAGAGACAGGTCTAGACACTTAG